From Bacteroidia bacterium:
AAAGTAGAAATGGTATCAAAAATAATTTTCGCGAACTTTTCGGGAGTCGGGTGAAAACGATTGTCCGTTAATTTACTTGATTTAATTTCGATATTATATTGAACTTTCTGTAATTTATTTTCAGAAATAAATTTTTCAATTTTTTCGATCACTTCGCTTAAAAGTGGCTTATATTGCGGTGAAGGTTGTTGCTGCGGAAAATCAGGATGAACCCGTTTGCCGCAATCATATTGCTTCACGCGCTCGTAATCCATTTTGAAAATATTTTTTCGAGTAGTCCATTTAACAGGCAAACCTTCTGGCGTTGTACAAATTTTCGGATTCATCCAAGGTTCGTGCGACACCACCACTTTTCCGTCACGCGAAATAACCACATCCATTTCAATCGCATCCACGCCCAACTTCACAGCTTCTATAAATCCTTTAATCGAATTTTCAGGATACAATCCACGTGCACCACGATGTCCGTGTATTTCTACTTTTTTTGCAAACAAAATTTTTATTTCAAACGTTGTTTAACGGCTTCGTATAAAACGATTCCGGTTGCCACCGATACATTCAATGATCCAATTTCACCCATCAACGGGATTTTTATTTTCACGTCGGAACGTTTTAAATATTCAGGAGAAATTCCGTCGTCTTCTGATCCCATAATAATGGCTGTTGGCAAAGAAAAATCGGCAGCATAATAAAAATCGCTTGCTTTTTCGGTACACGCCATTATTTGCACGCCACTGTTTTTAAGGAATTCAATCGTCTCTTTTAAATTTTCCGAACGACAAACTGGAATTTTATGCAAAGCTCCCGCAGAAGTTTTCATCGCATCTCCGTTAACTTGCGCAGCTCCACGCGATGGAATCACAATGGCATCTGCGCCAGCACATTCCGCACTTCTTGCAATCGCGCCAAAATTTCGTACATCTGTAATTCTGTCTAATATTAAAATCAATGGATTTTTTCCGTTTTCAAAAAGCCAAGGTAATATTTCATCAATGTGTTGATACGTAATATCCGAAATCATACACACCACGCCTTGGTGATTTTTACTCGTTAAGCGATTTAATTTTTCAATCGGAACGTATTGATAAAAAATATTTTTTTCGGCAAGTAATTTTTTTAATTCATGAAAAATTCCGCCGCTCAATCCACTTTGAATATATAATTTATCAATTTCTTTTCCGCTGTTAATGGCTTCTATAACGGGGCGCAAGCCAAATAAAAGACTTCCTTGCTCACTTTTGTTGTTTCGTTTTTCGTACATGCTGAAAAATTAATTTTGTAAATACACTTTTCCTTGTCGCCAATAATCAACCGTATTGTACCAACTTATTTTATAGATGGAAGAACGATCCAAGGTATAATCATTTTCGCTGAAAGGGTTGGTAACTTTGACGAATGTAAAAGTTAGCGACATCATATTGTTTTCTTCTCCATACACCCAACTTTCCGAATTTTCAGTGCGATATACCACATTTGGTTGTCCGTAAATTAAATAAATCATCCCTCTGTCCGTTTTCCAACCTTCTAAATAGGACGTAAAAAAGATATTGGCATCTTGCACGCGATTGTAATATTTACGGATAATTTCTTTTGCTCTATCTGGATTCCCAGCCAATTGCAACCAAAAGGAATCAACTGCTTTCTTCGTATTTTTATCAGAAGAAATTTCCTTGTATTCTTCTCTGGTACAAATGTAACAAAGGGGATCGAGCAATTGTTTGGCAGTTGTCAAGTGTGGAAAATCATCATCAAATCCGAATAATGTAATTCCGTATTTTTTGGTTGTGTCCATCGCAAAATTGAAAAATCCGCTCGTGAAATTTTTCGCTGTAAATGTAAAATCTCCATTTTTATTTTGCTGTAAACTGAACAAACTATCTGGTTTGTAATGGAAAGGCTTATTCATCATTACCGCAAAAGGTGGTGCTGCAGAAGGAAAACTGCGATTATAATAACGCCCAAAAATAGTTTTACAATCCGTACGATTTGTTTTTAGAGAAACGCTTTCGCCGTTGTATAAATAATTTCGGAACAAAGGAATACCGGTGTTTTTTTCGCACAATAAGAAACTTTGCTCATCAAAATGATTCGTTTTATATACATTTTCATAAGATGTTTCCGTTGTATGCTTATTTAAATCCGTTAAATTTAGTTGCAACAAATACGCTTTTCCAAAAGGTATTTTTATCTCCACATGACCAATCATTTCGGCATTTCTTGTGCTATCAGAAAGAAAAATACTGGCGCTGTCAATAATTATTTTTGAATCATATCCTGAAAAAAGCTGATAATTTAATTTAACACGCGCCGTATAAAGTGTGGAAGAATTTCCGAATTCGTGCGCATAAAGTAATTCAGCAGTTTCAATTTTGAAATACAATTCTGAAACACTGTCAGAGGTATGATAAACAAGGTATTTGGGATGAAGAAAACTGCCGTCCTTATGATAAATATCCGACAGATTTTGATTGCTAATCTTGGTTGAAATGGTACAAGCTGCAAAAAAAACGAGCGGAATAATTAATATGAAAACTATTTTTTTCATTAATCGTTTTGTTCGTCTAATCCTTTTTCTTCGTCTGATTCAATTAATTTTTCGGATAATTTCTTTGTTGATTTCGCGCCTAATTTTTCAATGTCTTGAGCACGTTTAATTAAATTTCCAGAACCTGATTTTAATTTATTGAAAGCACTTTCGTAAGCCGATTTTGAAGTATCAATGCTCTTCCCAATTTTTTCTAAATCTTCCACAAAACCAACAAATTTATCGTATAAATTTCCACTCTGACGAGCAATCTCCAAGGCGTTTTTTGTTTGGCGCTCTTGTTTCCAAACAGAAGCAATGGTACGCAAAGTAGCCAATAAAGTAGAAGGACTCACTATCACAATTTTTTTATCCCAAGCATAATTAAAAATTTCCTGATCAGCTTGAACGGCAACGCTAAACGAAGATTCAATTGGAATAAATAACAACACAAAATCAGGCGTATTAAAATCAGGAGATGTTTGGTAATTTTTTTCACTCAACATCTTTACGTGATTGCGAACAGAAGCAATGTGTTCCTTAATATATTTTTCTTTGTCTTCTTCAGATGTAGCATTCACAAAGGCTTCGTAAGCAATCAAGGAAACTTTTGAATCAACCACAATGTGTTTATTATCGGGTAATAAAATCACTACATCTGGCTGAATACGGTTATTTTCGTCGTTTGTTGTACTAAATTGCGTTCTATATTCTTGATCCTTCACCAAACCGGAACGCTCCAACACTTTTTCTAAAATAATTTCACCCCAATTTCCTTGTTTCTTGTTGTCGCCTTTTAAGGCTTTTGCCAAATTATTGGCATCTTCACTCACTTGTTTATTTAAATCAATCAGGTTTTTAATTTCTGCTTTAAGCGTTGTACGCTCCGTAGATTCGGCTTTATAAGCTTTATCCACTTTTTCTTCGAAGTCTTTTATCTTTTCTTTTAGCGGATTTAAAATAATATCCAGATTGGTTTTATTTTGCTCCGTAAATTTTTTCGATTTATCCTCGAGAATTTTATTAGCGATGTTTTCAAACTCAACAGAAAATTTTTTTTGCAACTCTTCCATTTCTATTTTTTGAGTAGAAAGTTTTTCTTTCATAGAAGAAAATGCCTCTTCCGCTTTCGCGATGCGCATATTGAGAGCAATCACTTTTTCGCGTTCCGCTAAATTTTCGGAAATTAAATTTTCACGTTCTTGTTTCCATTCGGAAATTTTTTTTTCGGAATCATTTTTTAGAAAAATAATTTCTTGTTCTTTCAACGATTTTTCCTTGTCCAGCGAATTGTTTTTTTTATTCAATTCTTCCACATCTTTGGTCGAATTATTTTTATTTTTGAGAAATAAAAATGCCATTCCAAAGCCAAGTACTAAGCCGATAAGTAAAAAAAGGATATTCATATCAAAATTTGTGTAGGGATAAAAGTAATTATTTTTCGTCTCAAAAAATTATTTTTTCGAAGGCTCTTTTT
This genomic window contains:
- the rlmB gene encoding 23S rRNA (guanosine(2251)-2'-O)-methyltransferase RlmB, with translation MYEKRNNKSEQGSLLFGLRPVIEAINSGKEIDKLYIQSGLSGGIFHELKKLLAEKNIFYQYVPIEKLNRLTSKNHQGVVCMISDITYQHIDEILPWLFENGKNPLILILDRITDVRNFGAIARSAECAGADAIVIPSRGAAQVNGDAMKTSAGALHKIPVCRSENLKETIEFLKNSGVQIMACTEKASDFYYAADFSLPTAIIMGSEDDGISPEYLKRSDVKIKIPLMGEIGSLNVSVATGIVLYEAVKQRLK
- the rmuC gene encoding DNA recombination protein RmuC; this encodes MNILFLLIGLVLGFGMAFLFLKNKNNSTKDVEELNKKNNSLDKEKSLKEQEIIFLKNDSEKKISEWKQERENLISENLAEREKVIALNMRIAKAEEAFSSMKEKLSTQKIEMEELQKKFSVEFENIANKILEDKSKKFTEQNKTNLDIILNPLKEKIKDFEEKVDKAYKAESTERTTLKAEIKNLIDLNKQVSEDANNLAKALKGDNKKQGNWGEIILEKVLERSGLVKDQEYRTQFSTTNDENNRIQPDVVILLPDNKHIVVDSKVSLIAYEAFVNATSEEDKEKYIKEHIASVRNHVKMLSEKNYQTSPDFNTPDFVLLFIPIESSFSVAVQADQEIFNYAWDKKIVIVSPSTLLATLRTIASVWKQERQTKNALEIARQSGNLYDKFVGFVEDLEKIGKSIDTSKSAYESAFNKLKSGSGNLIKRAQDIEKLGAKSTKKLSEKLIESDEEKGLDEQND
- a CDS encoding glycerophosphodiester phosphodiesterase family protein, which produces MFAKKVEIHGHRGARGLYPENSIKGFIEAVKLGVDAIEMDVVISRDGKVVVSHEPWMNPKICTTPEGLPVKWTTRKNIFKMDYERVKQYDCGKRVHPDFPQQQPSPQYKPLLSEVIEKIEKFISENKLQKVQYNIEIKSSKLTDNRFHPTPEKFAKIIFDTISTFKIDNRIMIQSFDKRVLKAIHNLDKNIQIGMLVFNSWSLNYHLKKLGFTPYAYNPSYKSLKEKNLQEAHKMGIKLFIWTVNEVSEMKKVIEMGVDGIITDYPDRAVMIQKK
- a CDS encoding GWxTD domain-containing protein, with amino-acid sequence MKKIVFILIIPLVFFAACTISTKISNQNLSDIYHKDGSFLHPKYLVYHTSDSVSELYFKIETAELLYAHEFGNSSTLYTARVKLNYQLFSGYDSKIIIDSASIFLSDSTRNAEMIGHVEIKIPFGKAYLLQLNLTDLNKHTTETSYENVYKTNHFDEQSFLLCEKNTGIPLFRNYLYNGESVSLKTNRTDCKTIFGRYYNRSFPSAAPPFAVMMNKPFHYKPDSLFSLQQNKNGDFTFTAKNFTSGFFNFAMDTTKKYGITLFGFDDDFPHLTTAKQLLDPLCYICTREEYKEISSDKNTKKAVDSFWLQLAGNPDRAKEIIRKYYNRVQDANIFFTSYLEGWKTDRGMIYLIYGQPNVVYRTENSESWVYGEENNMMSLTFTFVKVTNPFSENDYTLDRSSIYKISWYNTVDYWRQGKVYLQN